A genomic region of Planococcus kocurii contains the following coding sequences:
- the cccB gene encoding cytochrome c551, with amino-acid sequence MKKQLMVMLFGAALVLGACGGEDTSEPDAPADSGGEETAAVDAEQVVQQNCISCHGENLEGAGNFPALNDVGSRLSEEEIRSVIENGQGAMPAGLIEGEEADAVAKYLAEMK; translated from the coding sequence ATGAAAAAGCAATTAATGGTCATGCTATTTGGCGCAGCGCTTGTTCTTGGAGCTTGTGGTGGAGAAGATACATCAGAACCTGATGCACCAGCTGACAGCGGCGGAGAAGAAACTGCAGCCGTCGATGCGGAACAAGTGGTTCAACAAAACTGTATTTCTTGTCATGGTGAGAACTTGGAAGGCGCGGGTAATTTTCCAGCTTTAAATGATGTTGGATCTCGTTTATCAGAAGAAGAGATTCGTTCTGTCATCGAAAATGGACAAGGTGCAATGCCAGCTGGGCTTATTGAAGGCGAAGAAGCTGATGCAGTTGCGAAGTATTTAGCTGAAATGAAATAA
- the ftsE gene encoding cell division ATP-binding protein FtsE produces the protein MIQMKNVYKKYPNGIVALNGLNVEIEQGEFVYIVGPSGAGKSTFIKMMYREERPSSGQMFVDDIDIATLKNRKVPMLRRQIGVVFQDFKLLTKLNVYENVAFALEVIEEKPADIKRRVMEVLDLVGLKHKAKMFPTELSGGEQQRVSIARSIVNMPKVMIADEPTGNLDPETAWDIMDLFERINKAGTTVIMATHNQHIVNTLRHRVIAIEGGLIVRDVAGGDYGYEG, from the coding sequence ATGATTCAAATGAAGAATGTTTACAAGAAATACCCGAACGGAATTGTTGCCTTGAACGGTCTCAATGTTGAAATTGAACAAGGTGAATTTGTATATATAGTAGGACCAAGTGGTGCAGGGAAATCGACGTTCATCAAAATGATGTATCGTGAGGAACGACCATCTTCTGGTCAGATGTTTGTGGATGACATTGATATCGCTACATTGAAGAATCGGAAAGTTCCCATGTTGCGTCGTCAAATTGGCGTTGTGTTTCAAGACTTCAAATTGCTCACAAAATTAAATGTCTATGAAAATGTAGCATTTGCATTGGAAGTAATTGAAGAAAAACCGGCAGATATTAAAAGACGTGTCATGGAAGTATTGGATTTAGTTGGGTTAAAACATAAAGCCAAAATGTTCCCGACTGAATTATCCGGTGGCGAACAGCAGCGTGTATCAATTGCGCGTTCAATTGTGAACATGCCGAAAGTGATGATAGCTGACGAACCAACAGGAAACTTGGATCCTGAAACAGCCTGGGATATCATGGATTTGTTTGAACGAATCAACAAAGCGGGCACAACCGTTATTATGGCAACGCATAATCAACATATCGTGAATACATTAAGACATCGCGTTATTGCAATTGAAGGCGGATTAATTGTCCGTGATGTAGCTGGAGGTGACTACGGCTATGAAGGCTAG